The bacterium genomic interval AGCGACGCCGCGCTGACCACCGTCAACGGATCCATCAGCGTCTCCACCACCGGGCTCGCCCGCGCTTCGACGGTCAACGGCTCCATCGACGCCGTCCTCGGCCGCGCCGACTGGACCGGCGCCCTCGAGTTCAACACGGTCAACGGCAGCATCACCGTCGAGTTGCCGGAGGGGCTCAGCGCCGAGCTGGAGGCCGCCACCGTGAACGGCCGGATCAGCACGGAGTTCCCGGTCACCGTATCGGGACGCTTCAGCCCCAGGCGCTTCCAGGGCACCATCGGCGACGGCGGCCGCCGGCTCCGGCTCAGCACCGTCAACGGCACGATCCGGCTGCGCCGCGGCGAGCCCGGCGCCTAGGTCGCGGCCTGCGGCGCCCGGCCCCAACCGCCGCCGCCGGGCGTCCGCACGCTGATGACGTCGCCCGCCCGGGCGAGGAACGTGACCTTGGCCGGGAGCGGCCGCTCCTCGCCCGCCCGCAACAGCCGGTTCTCGCCAGGGGCGCCGGGCTCACCGCCCGCCAGCCCCGCCGGCCGGCGGGCCCGCCGCTCCGTGAGCAGACTGACGGTCGCGTCCCCGAGCAGCTCGATGTCTCGCCTCAGGCCGTCGCCGCCCCGGTGCAGACCGCTGCCGCCGCTCCCGCGCCGGATCTCGTAGCGTCGCACCCGGAACGGGTACGCGTGCTCCAACGCTTCCACGGGCGTGTTCAGCGAGTTCGTCAGGTGCACGTGCACGCCCGAGAGCCCGTCCCCGGCCGGGCCGGCGCCCATTCCGCCGCCCACCGTCTCGTAGTACGCATAGCCGGCGCCCGTGCGAGGGTCGCGTCCCCCGATGGTGAGGTTGTTCATCGTCCCCTGCGACTGCGCCGGGATCAGCTCGGGCAGCGCCTCGGCCAGCGCCAGCAGGAGAACGTCCGCGATCCGCTGCGACGTCTCCACGTTGCCCGCCGCCACACCGGCCGGCGGCGTCGCGGCGACCAGGCTCCCCTCCGGCGTCACGATCCGCACCGCGTCCAGATCGCCGCCGCCCGCGGGCAGCGTCTCCCCCAGCAGCGCCTCCAGCACGCACCGCAGCACGTACCGGACGCACGAGACGGTGATCGCCCTCACCGCGTTCACCCCACCCTCCGCCTGCGGCGCCGTCCCCGTAAAGTCCACCTCCGCTTCATCCCCCCGCACCACGATCCGCACCCGGATCGGGAACGGCCCGCCCCCCAGCCCGTCGTCCTCCAGCCACTCCTCCGCCTCGTACGCGCCGTCCGGAATCCGCGCGAGACCGGCCCGCACCAGCCGCTCGCCGTACCGCCGCAGCTCGGCCATCGCCGCCACCACCTCCGCAGCACCCCGCCGCTCCACCAGCTCCGCCAGCCGCCGCTCCCCCACCACCAGCGCCGCCACCTGCGCTGCGAGGTCACCCTCCCGCTCCTCCGGCGTCCGCACGTTCGCCAACAGCAGCCGCCAGACGTCCTCCTGCCTCTCTCCCGCCACCATCAGCCGCACCGGCGGGATCCGCAGCCCCTCCTGGAACACCTCCCGAGCCAGCGGCATCGAGCCGGGCGCCATCCCGCCCACGTCCGCGTGGTGCGCCCGCGCCGCCAGGTACGCCAGCGGCCGCGCCCGCCCCCCGCTGGAGCCCGTCCCGGCACCCCCCACATACACCGGCTTCACCACCGTGATGTCCGGCAGATGCGTCCCGCCCCGGAACGGGTCGTTCGACACCACCACATCGCCGGGGCCCGGCTCCAACTCCAGCGCAGACTCCACGCTCGACGGCATCGCGCCGAGGTGCACCGGCATGTGGTCCCCCATCGCGACCACCCGGCCTTCACCATCGAACACCGCGCACGAGTAGTCCCGCCGCTCCCGGATGTTCGGCGAGAGCGACGCCCGCCGCAGCGCTGCCCCCATCTCTTCCGCCACCGCGGTGAAGAGCTGGCGATAAACTTGCAACCTCACCGCACCGAGCGCCGGCGCCCCTGGCATCGGACCTCCAGGTGGATTAAATTGCATTTTCTTGTATCATCGACACGCAGGCCCCGCCTGCAGGACACGGACCACCCCTCCACCTCTGCCCAAGGAGGACCCGGTTGAGTCGTCGCACACAGAAAACCTCTCTCTTCGAACGGGCTCGCGACGAGCTCTTCAGCCATATCCACCGCTGCGGCGTGCTCGAAGCCACCGAAGAACAGCAGCGCGAGTGGATGGATGACACGATCCAGTACCTCGCCCAGCGGTACCCCGACCTCACCCCGGCCGAAACCGCACAGCTCCGCGACCTCGGCCTCCGGTTCTGCCAGCCCGTGATCCCCCACGGCAGGAAGCCTGTCCCGCGCTCCGACGAGGACGCAACCGCCGCCTGACCCCGGCCGTGCCCTCTCGCGCCGGCCCGACACCCGCGTGCGCGGGCCGTCGGCCGGCTCGATGTTTCCTCCCCCACGCCCTCGCCCGCGGCCCCGGCCCGGGCCCTCGTTCTCGTAAACATCTGCTCTCGCGGCCCGGCAATTGCGCTCCCCGCTCTCCCGGGAGGTGCTCATGACGTCCACCGCCGGGAACTCGTCA includes:
- a CDS encoding 5-oxoprolinase, with translation MPGAPALGAVRLQVYRQLFTAVAEEMGAALRRASLSPNIRERRDYSCAVFDGEGRVVAMGDHMPVHLGAMPSSVESALELEPGPGDVVVSNDPFRGGTHLPDITVVKPVYVGGAGTGSSGGRARPLAYLAARAHHADVGGMAPGSMPLAREVFQEGLRIPPVRLMVAGERQEDVWRLLLANVRTPEEREGDLAAQVAALVVGERRLAELVERRGAAEVVAAMAELRRYGERLVRAGLARIPDGAYEAEEWLEDDGLGGGPFPIRVRIVVRGDEAEVDFTGTAPQAEGGVNAVRAITVSCVRYVLRCVLEALLGETLPAGGGDLDAVRIVTPEGSLVAATPPAGVAAGNVETSQRIADVLLLALAEALPELIPAQSQGTMNNLTIGGRDPRTGAGYAYYETVGGGMGAGPAGDGLSGVHVHLTNSLNTPVEALEHAYPFRVRRYEIRRGSGGSGLHRGGDGLRRDIELLGDATVSLLTERRARRPAGLAGGEPGAPGENRLLRAGEERPLPAKVTFLARAGDVISVRTPGGGGWGRAPQAAT